The Rhinoderma darwinii isolate aRhiDar2 chromosome 8, aRhiDar2.hap1, whole genome shotgun sequence genome has a window encoding:
- the LOC142660073 gene encoding olfactory receptor 5V1-like, producing MNERNFTAVTYFTIRGLSDSADLQLPIFLLILLMYVVVLAENTTISLLIALDHRLHTPMYFFLFNLSSLDILYTTVTLHKILAIFLSGVSAISFNDCMTQMYFYISSVCNEFLILTAMSYDRYVAICNPLRYAVAMSKRVCARLAGVCWALSFIEAIPHTYIISGHLCFKSNEINHFLCDVLALMKLFCTDNKVLERFILVESLFVGIIPFFLTLTSYIYIIRTILRIRSNTGRLKAFYTCSSHLTVVVILYLTIFCLYTKPTSMVSLDSDKLFSLLYIVVTPILNPLIYSLKNQDVGSAWNYCLNKIRIKLT from the coding sequence ATGAATGAGAGAAACTTCACCGCGGTCACTTACTTCACCATCAGAGGTCTCTCCGACTCGGCCGACCTCCAGCTTCCAATCTTCTTGCTGATTCTGTTGATGTACGTTGTTGTCTTGGCTGAAAACACAACCATTTCTTTACTGATCGCCCTGGATCACCGTCTCCACACTCCCATGTACTTCTTCTTATTCAATCTATCGTCCTTGGACATTTTGTATACGACCGTCACCCTCCATAAGATCTTGGCAATATTTCTTTCAGGCGTGAGCGCGATCTCTTTTAATGATTGTATGACGCAAATGTATTTTTACATCTCAAGCGTCTGCAATGAGTTCTTGATCTTGACGGCTATGAGCTATGACCGTTACGTCGCGATATGTAACCCGTTACGCTACGCCGTAGCCATGAGCAAAAGGGTCTGCGCTCGGTTGGCCGGAGTCTGTTGGGCTTTGAGTTTCATTGAAGCGATTCCTCACACTTACATCATCTCTGGACACTTGTGTTTCAAGTCGAATGAAATTAACCACTTCCTTTGTGATGTCCTGGCTCTCATGAAACTCTTCTGCACCGATAATAAGGTTCTGGAGCGCTTCATCCTCGTTGAGTCCCTCTTCGTTGGAATCATCCCGTTCTTCCTCACGCTCACATCTTATATTTACATCATAAGAACCATTCTGAGGATTCGTTCCAACACGGGAAGACTAAAAGCTTTCTATACTTGTTCTTCACATCTTACGGTTGTGGTCATCCTATACCTGACCATCTTTTGTCTGTACACCAAACCCACTTCTATGGTGTCTCTGGACTCGGATAAACTTTTCTCACTGTTGTATATTGTAGTCACGCCGATTCTCAATCCTCTTATCTACAGcttaaaaaatcaagatgtcgggTCGGCTTGGAATTATTGTTTGAATAAAATTAGAATTAAATTAACGTAG
- the LOC142660072 gene encoding olfactory receptor 6C3-like translates to MDQNNQTMVFYFILKGISDVPELQGLVFFLVLLIYLVTFGGNVTILVLVFLDSELHNPMYFFLCNLSILDISSTTVTLHKVLCMFVTGNNTVSFIACMVQVCIFSWLSGNELILLTAMSYDRYVAICNPLHYTMVMNDRFCAALASFCWAISLLQILPAMVILAGLTCYTSHILNHFFCDIMPLIDLSCSDTSILQLLIFTEGVLLSTFTPFLLTFISYVFIITAIIRIQSSSGRSKAFYTCSSHLSVVSLHYSSLVCQYLTPIGTFKSNKLLALFNTAVVPMLNPVIYSLKNRDVTSAIQRKLHYFTTRFQGG, encoded by the coding sequence ATGGATCAGAATAATCAGACAATGGTGTTTTACTTCATTCTTAAAGGGATTTCAGATGTTCCTGAACTTCAAGGTCTGGTCTTCTTCTTGGTTCTTCTCATTTATCTAGTCACATTTGGTGGCAATGTAACCATTCTTGTCCTGGTCTTCTTGGACTCTGAGCTCCACAACCCCATGTACTTCTTCTTGTGTAACCTTTCCATTTTAGACATCTCTTCCACCACAGTTACCTTACATAAGGTCCTCTGCATGTTTGTAACGGGCAATAATACTGTATCTTTTATTGCATGTATGGTACAGGTGTGTATTTTTTCCTGGCTTTCTGGCAATGAGTTGATACTACTAACAGCAATGAGCTACGATCGTTACGTTGCCATCTGTAACCCACTGCACTATACAATGGTCATGAATGATAGATTCTGCGCAGCTTTAGCCTCATTCTGTTGGGCAATTAGTCTTCTACAAATCTTACCTGCCATGGTTATTCTAGCCGGTTTAACTTGTTACACGTCTCACATCCTTAACCATTTTTTCTGTGACATCATGCCACTAATCGATCTTTCCTGTAGCGACACTTCCATTTTACAATTACTGATATTCACCGAGGGGGTCCTACTCTCAACCTTCACCCCATTTCTTCTCACCTTCATCTCTTATGTGTTCATTATTACTGCCATAATAAGAATACAGTCCAGTAGTGGGAGATCAAAAGCCTTCTACACCTGTTCCTCCCACCTCTCGGTTGTTAGTCTTCATTACTCTAGTCTTGTCTGTCAGTATCTGACTCCGATTGGCACCTTCAAGTCAAATAAACTTTTAGCTTTGTTCAACACCGCCGTAGTTCCCATGCTAAATCCAGTCATCTACAGCCTGAAAAATAGAGACGTGACGTCAGCGATTCAACGGAAACTTCACTATTTTACGACACGGTTTCAAGGTGGTTAG